TGCCGTAGCTCAGGTTGAAAACGAGCCCCGGCCGTTCACCGGAAATCACCGAAGGCATATACTCCTCCAGCTTTTGAATGATGTTCTTATCCCCTTCAAACGTCTTCACCTGATGGCCGAGGGTCTGGAGGCCGTCTTTGATTTTTTTGATCGTTTCAAGTCCGTATTTTTCACGGTTCGGTGTCCCGAACAAATTGATGACTGCCTGGCTTTCACGGTTATAAACGATTGCAATTTTCACAAGATCACCCTTTCAGAATATGTGCCGGTCCACCGGCCGTTCCGTCCCGGCGCGGATCTGCCACTCCGGTGAAGCTTTCACGCCATTTCACAGGGAGCTGCACACCCTGGACACAGCCGAGATAAAAACTGTATGCCCCGCGTTTCTTAATTTCAAACCCCGCAAGTTCCAGGGCATCGAGCGTTTCCTGCTTGAAACGCCGCTTCTCAATCAGGAGAGCCCCCGTATCTGAAGAGTGAAACCTCGGGGCGGCAATCGCTTCTTCCAGGGTCTCACCCTTATCCACCAGCCTCGTGATCACCTGGGCCAGTGCCGTGGAAATCCGCGCGCTGCCCGGGCTTCCCATCAGGTATTTCGGTTTGCCTTTCTCGAAAATCATCAATGGTGCCACGCTGCTCCACGGCCGGCCGCCAGGGAGGAGATAATACGGGTGGGCCGGGTCTTTGTATTCAAATGCACTCATGTAGTTATTGTAGAAAAAGCCGAGGCCATCAGCCATGGCTTTGCTGCCGAAGACAAGTTCCACGGACTGGGTAATGGCACAGCTGTTGCCGTCCTTATCCACGACCGATAAATGGGTAGTTTCCCCGGAGGTTGGCGGTGGTATGAACGTATCCACCAGCGCCCGGTCATAGATGCTGCGGATTCGCTTTGCTATCTCTTCCGCATAGCCCTTATCCACCAGCAAATTTGTGGTTGTCTGCAGGTAATGGTCCGGACTCATCGGCATGCGCTTTCTGTAATTGAGGGCAAAGCGAAAAGCCATCGCCAAAATGACAGCCCCCAGTGGCTCATCCGGGTCCAGTTCTTCAGGAGAAAACTGTTCCAGGGTATTGAGAATCTGAACGAGTACGCGGCCTGCTCCCGGTGGCGGATACGTGTAAATATCCAACCCCCGGTAGGTGCTGTGCAGGATATCCCGCTCAACCGGTACCGGAATCTGATGCATGTCCACATCGGTGATCATCCCGCCCCGTTTTTGCATATCCGTCACGATTCGTTCGCCAATTTCGCCGACGTAAAAATCCTGCCATCCGACTGTCGCGAGCCGCTGCAATGTATCTGCAAGTTCAGGCTGCTTCAGGGTATCACCTGCTTTGAGCGGTGATTTTTTGGCATCAAAGTAGTTTTTGACAATGCCGGCATCCTTGATCAGCTCATCTTTTTCTTTCTCGATCATTTGAGCGATCAACTCCGTAATCTCAAAACCTTCCCTTGCAGTGCGGATCGAAGGCGTTAGTGTCTCCCGTAACGTCAGTTCACCGTAGTAATCCTGTAAATAACCAAGTGCCGCCACCGTGGAGGGTACCGTCGTTGAGGCAAGCCCGAGCTTGATCGGTTTCTTCGGATTTTTCTTCGGATGCAGTGAGAAGGGGGCCCGGGATGAGCCATCCAGCGCAAACATCTTCTCCTGATTTTTGAAATAAACAAGTGCCATCGATTGTCCCCCGATGCCGGAAGCCTGAGGTTCAGACACACCCAGGCAAAATGCCGCGGCTACTGCCGCATCGACAGCATTACCTCCTTGTTCGAGGACCTCTACCGCAGCCTGCGTTGCCTGACTTGAAGCCGTGGATACCATGCCGAATTTGCCTTCCACCACCGAGACGTGCCGATCATTAATGACCATGAACTGCTCCCCCCTTACAATAACCATTTATATCTTTTTAAGGTTATAAATGTAAATTAAGTGTCTTATAAAACCCTTCCTTCGTCCTCAGAAGAGCAACAGTTGAAAGGGGTATTCTATTAGATTAAGTATAGAGGCGGTTTCCTTTTTGCACAACAAAAAGATTGCAAAAATCTGAAACATTTTTGCAATCTTTGGTTATTTCTGTCATTCAGCTGTCATGCCACACATGGGCTTTTCCTTTTTCCTTCGTGATGATCTCCATCGCCACCTGGGTTCCCTGCCCGGCAGCGATGATGCTTTGTGTCGGCACACCGGATAAGAGGCCTGCGACGTAGAGGTTGTCCACCCCGGTTTCCCCGTTCCACGAGCCACCTGTGACCCGTGAAATCTTGCCGCTTGGAACTGCCGGACTGACTTCCGTTTCAATACCGAGATCCTCTAACGGCTGAAGGTTCACGTTGGAAGCAACCACGAGATACGTTGACGTCAGCTTTTCACCGTTTCCACTGACCACACGGAATTTCCCGTCAACTTGTTCCGTTGCCGTCACCGCATAATCAGAGAGCACTGCCCCGAATTTCACTGCCTGCTCCCGCATCTTCGCGACAAGTGTTTCCCCTTCAATGCCTTCCGGAAAGCCCGGATAGTTATAAACTTTACTGATCGGCTTAATCTGCGATTTTCCGCTGTCAAACACGAT
This Salisediminibacterium beveridgei DNA region includes the following protein-coding sequences:
- the ggt gene encoding gamma-glutamyltransferase — its product is MVINDRHVSVVEGKFGMVSTASSQATQAAVEVLEQGGNAVDAAVAAAFCLGVSEPQASGIGGQSMALVYFKNQEKMFALDGSSRAPFSLHPKKNPKKPIKLGLASTTVPSTVAALGYLQDYYGELTLRETLTPSIRTAREGFEITELIAQMIEKEKDELIKDAGIVKNYFDAKKSPLKAGDTLKQPELADTLQRLATVGWQDFYVGEIGERIVTDMQKRGGMITDVDMHQIPVPVERDILHSTYRGLDIYTYPPPGAGRVLVQILNTLEQFSPEELDPDEPLGAVILAMAFRFALNYRKRMPMSPDHYLQTTTNLLVDKGYAEEIAKRIRSIYDRALVDTFIPPPTSGETTHLSVVDKDGNSCAITQSVELVFGSKAMADGLGFFYNNYMSAFEYKDPAHPYYLLPGGRPWSSVAPLMIFEKGKPKYLMGSPGSARISTALAQVITRLVDKGETLEEAIAAPRFHSSDTGALLIEKRRFKQETLDALELAGFEIKKRGAYSFYLGCVQGVQLPVKWRESFTGVADPRRDGTAGGPAHILKG
- a CDS encoding NAD(P)/FAD-dependent oxidoreductase; the protein is MNDQDVIIIGGGIAGLSAAIYTAQAGLPTIVFDSGKSQIKPISKVYNYPGFPEGIEGETLVAKMREQAVKFGAVLSDYAVTATEQVDGKFRVVSGNGEKLTSTYLVVASNVNLQPLEDLGIETEVSPAVPSGKISRVTGGSWNGETGVDNLYVAGLLSGVPTQSIIAAGQGTQVAMEIITKEKGKAHVWHDS